The Brassica oleracea var. oleracea cultivar TO1000 chromosome C6, BOL, whole genome shotgun sequence genome includes a region encoding these proteins:
- the LOC106299652 gene encoding uncharacterized protein At4g15970 has product METVRMVKLPYFFISCLLLIIIWLLSHHPSCSPYMSTIRGTEFSHIPPESSGLSSLLKEAATEDNTVIITMVDREWAKPASLLDLFLESFRIGERTKHLLNHLIVVALDNQALRYCRRAHPRCYLHTGSGKKIGSVNPDGLIAGWNKKALVKEILELGYNMIFTEADVIWLRNPLMHCHPHNSVSVACGFSSSDQQHVTAENTGGFFYAKSNEITIDMFKILNVERVLYPSTGNQSFCDIVKREDVIRGLNMKVTYLDDDNFVRFCQPNRQNQSKITTVHASCYDDTKSKVQYLKLLLQDRKI; this is encoded by the exons ATGGAGACTGTAAGGATGGTGAAGTTACCATACTTTTTCATATCTTGTCTTCTCTTAATCATTATCTGGTTATTGTCTCATCATCCCTCATGTTCCCCATATATGAGTACCATTCGAGGAACAGAATTCTCGCACATTCCACCT GAATCTTCAGGCTTATCGAGTTTACTAAAAGAAGCAGCTACAGAAGATAATACTGTGATTATTACCATGGTAGATCGAGAATGGGCAAAACCAGCATCTCTTCTTGATCTGTTCCTTGAGAGTTTTCGGATTGGAGAAAGAACCAAACACTTGCTGAATCATTTGATTGTTGTGGCTCTAGATAATCAAGCTCTTCGATATTGTCGTCGTGCCCATCCTCGTTGTTATCTTCATACAGGTTCTGGAAAGAAAATTGGATCTGTAAACCCAGATGGTCTTATTGCCGGTTGGAATAAAAAGGCTTTGGTGAAAGAGATTCTAGAACTCGGCTATAACATGATATTTACT GAAGCTGATGTGATATGGCTAAGGAACCCTCTAATGCACTGTCATCCACATAATTCAGTCTCAGTGGCTTGCGGGTTCTCATCAAGTGATCAACAACATGTAACAGCAGAAAATACAGGAGGTTTCTTCTATGCCAAGTCTAATGAAATAACCATAGACATGTTCAAGATCTTGAACGTAGAGAGAGTTTTGTATCCTTCAACTGGAAACCAATCCTTCTGCGACATTGTCAAGCGGGAAGATGTAATTCGTGGGCTTAACATGAAAGTAACGTACTTGGATGACGATAATTTTGTGAGGTTTTGTCAACCAAATAGGCAAAACCAAAGCAAGATAACTACAGTTCATGCAAGTTGTTATGATGATACAAAGAGTAAGGTGCAGTACCTTAAGTTGCTTCTCCAAGACCGGAAAATATGA